From Desulfomonilaceae bacterium, a single genomic window includes:
- the serA gene encoding phosphoglycerate dehydrogenase: MKVLVSDNLSELGVQILRDSPGIEVDVKVGLSPEELIKTIPDYHGLVVRGATKVTAEVIAAADNLKVVGRAGTGLDNVDIRSASKRGIVVMNTPGGNTVTTAEHTISMMMSLVRNIPQASVSMKQGKWEKKKFSGSEIFNKTLGVVGLGKIGAVVADRAMGLGMKVIAYDPFLSVDQAKQMGVKLGSMDEVFKESDLITLHVPLTDETRALISAKNIAKMKTGVRIINCSRGPVVNEEDLADAVESGKVAGAALDVFAQEPPGLSRLIQLDRVICTPHLGASTREAQDNVAIAVANQIRDYLINGTIQNAVNAPAVSGEALENLKPYLELAQRLGLFLGTMVQTGIKTVEAQYSGDVLEMELKPLTTCFLTGLLTPIMQDDVNQVNAPMVAEERGILVSETRVSRSENFISLLRFRVVTQNREHVVEGTLFGKSEPRMVRYGHFRGEFDLSGELILIHAMDQPGLIGQVGSSIGNSGINISHFQFARYQPGGEALLFLTTDTKADDVVLDNLQALSNIVSVRRITI, encoded by the coding sequence GTGAAAGTCCTTGTATCGGACAATTTATCTGAGTTAGGCGTCCAAATTTTAAGGGACTCGCCTGGTATCGAAGTCGACGTGAAGGTTGGCTTGAGCCCGGAAGAACTAATCAAGACAATACCAGATTATCATGGTCTCGTGGTAAGAGGGGCGACAAAAGTAACCGCAGAAGTTATAGCCGCCGCTGATAACTTGAAAGTAGTAGGACGCGCGGGCACTGGTTTGGATAACGTGGACATTAGATCAGCATCCAAAAGGGGAATCGTTGTAATGAACACCCCCGGAGGAAATACGGTAACCACGGCGGAACATACCATATCCATGATGATGTCCCTGGTGCGTAATATCCCCCAGGCAAGCGTCTCAATGAAGCAGGGGAAATGGGAAAAAAAGAAATTCTCCGGATCGGAAATTTTCAACAAGACCCTTGGCGTCGTGGGATTGGGAAAGATCGGCGCTGTCGTCGCTGACAGGGCGATGGGCCTGGGAATGAAAGTGATCGCCTATGATCCTTTCTTGTCAGTTGACCAGGCAAAGCAAATGGGGGTCAAACTTGGCTCAATGGATGAAGTCTTCAAGGAATCGGACCTGATAACACTTCATGTTCCGTTGACTGACGAGACCAGAGCCCTAATAAGCGCTAAAAACATAGCCAAGATGAAGACCGGAGTCAGGATAATCAACTGCTCGAGAGGACCGGTGGTAAACGAAGAGGATCTTGCCGACGCAGTCGAATCCGGTAAAGTCGCAGGAGCTGCTCTGGACGTTTTCGCACAGGAACCTCCTGGTTTGAGTCGTTTAATTCAGCTCGATCGGGTTATATGCACACCCCACCTTGGAGCGTCAACCAGGGAGGCCCAGGATAACGTAGCTATTGCGGTTGCGAACCAGATCCGGGATTATCTCATTAATGGCACGATCCAGAATGCCGTGAACGCTCCTGCAGTATCTGGGGAGGCCTTGGAAAACCTTAAGCCTTATCTGGAACTGGCACAGCGTTTAGGATTGTTTCTGGGGACCATGGTTCAGACTGGCATTAAGACTGTGGAGGCGCAGTATTCCGGCGACGTCCTTGAAATGGAACTGAAGCCACTTACCACATGTTTTCTTACTGGTCTTCTCACGCCTATAATGCAAGACGACGTAAACCAGGTTAATGCCCCGATGGTTGCTGAAGAAAGAGGCATATTGGTGTCCGAGACCAGGGTTAGCCGTTCGGAGAATTTTATCTCTTTGCTGCGTTTTAGAGTGGTAACTCAAAATCGGGAACATGTTGTGGAAGGAACTTTGTTCGGCAAGTCTGAGCCCCGCATGGTCAGATACGGTCATTTTCGGGGAGAATTTGATCTCTCCGGCGAGTTGATCCTGATTCATGCCATGGACCAACCCGGTCTCATAGGTCAAGTCGGTTCCTCCATTGGTAACAGTGGAATAAACATTTCACATTTTCAATTCGCTCGTTATCAACCAGGCGGTGAAGCGCTACTGTTTCTGACTACGGATACCAAGGCCGACGATGTAGTTCTTGATAATTTGCAGGCGCTAAGTAACATTGTATCGGTTCGACGAATTACCATATAG
- a CDS encoding tetrahydrofolate dehydrogenase/cyclohydrolase catalytic domain-containing protein, whose translation MSAKIISGNEVSQQLKDEMKEEVVKLKAQGLEPCLAVILVGEDPASKVYVLNKKKACEYIGIKSLETRLPAATTTEELLKVIEGYNNDKTVHGILCQLPLPKHIPETKILRSILPEKDVDCFHPFNVGLISIGEVRFLPCTPAGVIELIKRGGFETSGKDVVILGRSNIVGRPLSNMLDQRDMNATVTMCHTKTKNLKGRCLEADIVIGAIGVPEFLKGDMVKEGAVVIDVGINRVEAPGTEKGFKLVGDVAFNEVKEKAAAITPVPGGVGPMTIAMLMKNTLTAAREAFFKK comes from the coding sequence ATGTCAGCCAAGATTATTAGCGGTAACGAAGTTTCTCAACAACTAAAAGATGAAATGAAGGAAGAGGTTGTCAAGCTAAAAGCTCAGGGACTGGAACCCTGCCTTGCGGTTATTCTGGTCGGAGAGGACCCAGCGTCAAAAGTATATGTACTGAACAAGAAAAAGGCATGCGAGTATATCGGTATCAAGTCCCTGGAAACCAGATTACCTGCGGCCACTACAACTGAAGAATTACTTAAGGTCATAGAGGGTTACAACAACGATAAAACGGTCCATGGCATTCTTTGCCAGTTACCTTTACCCAAGCATATTCCGGAAACTAAAATCTTGCGCTCTATTCTCCCTGAAAAAGACGTAGATTGCTTCCACCCCTTTAATGTCGGTCTTATAAGTATTGGTGAAGTTAGATTCCTTCCGTGTACCCCCGCCGGTGTTATAGAACTGATCAAAAGAGGCGGATTCGAGACATCCGGTAAGGACGTGGTGATTCTTGGAAGAAGCAATATTGTAGGCAGACCCCTATCAAACATGCTTGACCAGAGAGACATGAACGCGACTGTCACAATGTGTCATACCAAAACCAAGAACCTAAAAGGTCGTTGCCTGGAAGCTGACATCGTGATTGGCGCCATCGGCGTTCCAGAATTCTTGAAAGGTGACATGGTCAAAGAAGGGGCAGTGGTTATAGACGTAGGAATAAACAGAGTAGAAGCTCCCGGCACTGAAAAAGGATTCAAGCTGGTAGGAGATGTGGCGTTTAACGAAGTGAAAGAAAAAGCAGCGGCAATAACCCCGGTTCCAGGTGGAGTGGGGCCTATGACGATCGCAATGCTTATGAAGAATACCCTTACAGCGGCAAGAGAAGCTTTTTTTAAAAAATAG
- the cysK gene encoding cysteine synthase A has product MRNDPTILDYIGRTPMVRLRSAEMEKRAQIWAKLELLNPGSSLKDRMCLNIIRSMERDGLLKAGGRLVEASCGNTAISLALISASRGYALTLVMPETVHHARVQLLTSYGAEIVFTPASAGMRGAIDKASDIADKSHHCRMLNQFENPANPEAHKLTTAVEILKDLKRPPDVFVMGVGTGGTITGVGEVLKKKNKDVKIVAVEPAESAVLGGGNPGPHNFAGIGAGFVPKNLNLSLIDEVTKVGYDQAEEAVRTLAIQHGIYAGLSSGAAFCAALEQASRLGPEKIVVTVICDAGERYVSFF; this is encoded by the coding sequence ATGCGAAATGATCCCACAATACTCGATTACATAGGTAGAACTCCAATGGTTCGCCTTAGAAGCGCTGAAATGGAAAAGAGGGCTCAGATCTGGGCTAAGCTGGAACTGTTGAACCCGGGCTCATCCCTCAAAGATCGTATGTGCTTGAATATCATTCGTTCAATGGAGCGAGACGGCCTTTTGAAGGCAGGCGGTCGACTCGTTGAGGCTTCATGCGGTAACACGGCGATCAGTCTGGCGCTTATCTCGGCGTCTAGAGGTTACGCTCTGACTCTTGTTATGCCTGAAACTGTTCACCACGCCAGGGTACAGCTATTGACGTCGTACGGAGCGGAAATAGTTTTCACTCCGGCTTCTGCAGGAATGCGCGGGGCGATCGACAAAGCCAGTGACATAGCGGACAAGTCTCATCACTGCAGGATGCTCAATCAATTTGAAAACCCCGCAAATCCCGAAGCCCACAAACTGACCACGGCCGTAGAAATTCTAAAGGACTTAAAAAGACCACCGGATGTTTTCGTGATGGGAGTTGGCACAGGAGGCACAATCACGGGTGTAGGTGAGGTTCTCAAAAAGAAAAACAAGGATGTCAAAATAGTGGCGGTTGAGCCGGCGGAGTCCGCTGTTTTGGGTGGAGGGAATCCGGGACCTCACAACTTCGCCGGTATTGGGGCCGGCTTTGTGCCAAAGAATTTGAATTTGAGCCTGATCGACGAAGTAACCAAAGTAGGATATGATCAGGCCGAAGAAGCCGTTAGAACTTTGGCGATCCAACATGGTATTTATGCCGGATTATCGTCCGGCGCCGCATTTTGCGCGGCTTTGGAGCAAGCCTCCAGATTGGGGCCTGAGAAAATCGTCGTTACCGTAATTTGCGACGCAGGGGAAAGGTACGTGTCATTTTTCTGA
- a CDS encoding HIT domain-containing protein: protein MEQIWAPWRIDYILGAEKEAGCIFCDKPQSTMDEENLIVHRGVQAYTIMNKFPYNNGHVLVAPYRHAAEICDLNGEENGLLIQEVCKAVQVLRKVMKPDGFNIGINVGSIAGAGIAEHLHYHIVPRWAGDTNLMAVLADIRVIPEHLRKTREKLSKTFDKLFPANLEQELS, encoded by the coding sequence ATGGAACAAATTTGGGCCCCATGGCGTATCGATTACATTCTAGGAGCGGAGAAAGAAGCCGGCTGTATTTTCTGTGATAAGCCCCAATCAACTATGGATGAAGAAAATCTGATTGTCCACAGAGGTGTGCAAGCTTATACAATAATGAACAAATTTCCATATAATAACGGACATGTGCTGGTAGCCCCGTACCGACACGCCGCTGAAATATGCGATTTGAACGGAGAAGAAAACGGCCTTTTGATTCAAGAGGTATGTAAAGCTGTGCAGGTTCTTCGGAAGGTCATGAAACCGGACGGTTTTAACATTGGGATAAACGTCGGGTCCATCGCCGGGGCCGGTATTGCTGAGCACCTTCACTATCATATTGTGCCGCGTTGGGCTGGTGACACTAACCTGATGGCGGTGCTGGCCGATATTCGGGTTATCCCGGAACATTTAAGAAAAACACGCGAAAAACTTTCTAAAACGTTTGATAAACTTTTTCCCGCAAATCTAGAACAGGAGCTGTCATGA
- a CDS encoding DUF3786 domain-containing protein, whose product MDLPKQDNYERALAIGLEKFGRKDPNWVAEKSGAHIFGGNLVIPHLNMNIVLDLQTQKFTIQETGQEAPIWLSILCVHYLISAEGKKPTGKLKHFREFKEGVFYEPAFNRRTKEILIAVFGQDPVPMLEAGKSLNGKVLDSADAALELSYFPFLPIVCMLWKGDEEFPPEASVLFDETAELYFSAEDMAVAAQMAVLELMRLSKR is encoded by the coding sequence ATGGACCTTCCTAAACAGGATAATTACGAAAGGGCTCTTGCGATTGGTCTCGAAAAGTTTGGGAGGAAGGATCCGAATTGGGTAGCTGAGAAATCGGGAGCGCATATTTTCGGTGGCAATCTCGTGATACCTCACCTGAACATGAATATCGTTCTAGATCTACAGACGCAGAAGTTCACAATTCAAGAGACAGGCCAGGAAGCTCCTATATGGTTGTCCATCCTGTGTGTCCATTATTTGATTTCCGCTGAAGGGAAAAAGCCCACGGGGAAACTCAAACATTTTAGAGAATTCAAGGAAGGGGTTTTTTACGAACCTGCATTTAACAGAAGGACAAAAGAAATTCTGATTGCCGTGTTCGGTCAGGACCCTGTTCCTATGTTGGAAGCGGGTAAGAGTCTCAATGGCAAGGTTCTTGACAGCGCCGACGCAGCGCTGGAATTATCATATTTCCCGTTCCTGCCGATCGTTTGCATGCTCTGGAAAGGTGACGAAGAATTTCCTCCAGAGGCCAGCGTCTTGTTTGATGAAACCGCGGAACTTTATTTCAGCGCGGAGGATATGGCGGTAGCCGCTCAAATGGCGGTCCTGGAGTTGATGAGACTCTCGAAAAGATAG
- a CDS encoding bifunctional riboflavin kinase/FAD synthetase has product MELIRVREKIFQTFSNPSVALGNFDGVHRGHQEILKRTVETAHSKGREAVVYTFDPHPRLVLNQAPEIPQITTAQEKADLLESLGIDVLVLAEFTKEFAKQTPEDFVENTLIEEMAIRNLFVGENYRFGSGRAGTASQLKRMGQEMGFFVHIVPSVRVGGEVVSSTLIRKLLMSGKIEAANEMLGRPFSIRGNVIHGHNRGKGLGYPTANIKPDRKLRPPDGVYAVFCEFQDRIYKAVMNIGNNPTFQDRRTSFEAHLLDFSGEIYGSTIKLFFVKRLRPERAFTSVEELKAQIGRDVENARSELADKRINNTTAYA; this is encoded by the coding sequence ATGGAACTTATTCGCGTCCGCGAAAAAATATTTCAGACCTTTTCCAATCCTTCGGTAGCTTTAGGTAATTTTGATGGTGTTCATCGGGGACACCAGGAAATTCTCAAACGTACGGTTGAAACTGCCCACAGCAAAGGTAGAGAAGCGGTCGTTTACACTTTTGATCCCCATCCACGGTTGGTTTTAAACCAGGCCCCGGAAATTCCACAAATCACCACCGCTCAAGAGAAGGCTGACCTGCTCGAGTCTCTTGGCATCGATGTCCTGGTACTGGCTGAGTTCACAAAGGAATTCGCCAAGCAGACTCCAGAGGATTTTGTAGAGAATACTCTCATAGAAGAGATGGCTATTAGAAATCTCTTCGTTGGTGAAAATTATCGCTTCGGGAGTGGGCGAGCTGGAACTGCATCTCAGTTAAAACGCATGGGACAGGAAATGGGTTTTTTCGTCCATATCGTTCCCTCGGTCAGGGTGGGAGGCGAAGTCGTATCATCAACCCTGATCCGTAAACTTCTCATGAGCGGAAAAATAGAGGCAGCAAACGAAATGCTGGGGCGTCCGTTTTCCATTCGGGGAAATGTGATACACGGACACAACAGGGGAAAGGGTTTAGGATATCCGACGGCGAACATAAAACCTGACAGAAAATTAAGACCCCCGGACGGAGTGTATGCTGTTTTTTGCGAATTTCAGGACAGAATTTATAAGGCTGTGATGAACATAGGAAATAATCCCACTTTTCAGGATCGCAGAACTTCCTTTGAAGCCCATCTTCTTGATTTCTCAGGTGAAATTTATGGATCTACGATAAAGCTTTTCTTTGTTAAAAGATTGCGACCGGAGCGAGCGTTCACTTCGGTGGAAGAACTGAAAGCCCAAATAGGCAGGGATGTGGAAAACGCTCGATCCGAGCTTGCCGATAAACGTATAAATAATACAACAGCCTATGCTTGA
- a CDS encoding carbon monoxide dehydrogenase accessory protein CooC, which yields MKIAVSGKGGVGKTTLSSLLARYWAKKGYRVLAVDADPDANLGSALGIDTSGITPIAKMEDLIFERTESKPGTVGGFFKMNPKVDDLPESLGKDKDGVKLLVMGTVKKGGGGCICPESVLLKALISHLVLYEKDLVIMDMEAGIEHLGRGTARGVDTFLIVVEPGQRSIETASKVLQLTRDIGLAKVAAVGSKVRNKEQEEFLRQNLGVIPLIGIIPFSEEIALADLENRPPSLEDPEIFSAIEQIATTIETNSGK from the coding sequence ATGAAAATTGCTGTCTCGGGTAAAGGAGGCGTGGGTAAAACTACGTTAAGCAGCCTTTTAGCGCGTTACTGGGCGAAAAAGGGATATCGGGTACTGGCTGTAGACGCTGATCCTGACGCAAATCTCGGTTCGGCGTTGGGAATCGACACTTCAGGTATTACCCCGATAGCCAAGATGGAAGATTTGATATTTGAGCGCACTGAATCGAAACCGGGGACGGTTGGTGGATTCTTCAAAATGAATCCAAAAGTTGACGACTTGCCGGAATCTTTAGGCAAGGACAAGGATGGCGTCAAACTCCTCGTAATGGGAACAGTAAAGAAGGGCGGTGGGGGCTGTATTTGTCCGGAGAGCGTGCTTCTCAAGGCGCTGATAAGCCATCTGGTCCTCTACGAGAAAGACCTGGTTATAATGGATATGGAGGCTGGCATAGAACACCTTGGACGTGGTACTGCTAGAGGAGTAGATACATTCCTGATAGTCGTTGAACCAGGGCAAAGAAGTATTGAAACCGCATCGAAAGTCCTCCAACTTACCCGAGACATCGGGCTCGCAAAAGTCGCCGCCGTCGGCAGCAAAGTCCGTAACAAAGAACAGGAAGAATTCCTAAGACAGAACTTGGGCGTAATTCCTTTGATCGGTATTATACCGTTTTCCGAGGAAATAGCCTTGGCAGATCTTGAAAATCGTCCGCCTTCTTTGGAGGACCCTGAAATTTTCTCCGCTATAGAACAAATAGCCACAACAATCGAGACCAATTCGGGAAAATAG
- a CDS encoding VCBS repeat-containing protein, translating to MIPYPGNSTLRLLLILIIAGLVQSYSLPSAIGMDGPDAVFTTVVSKSETDSNSKKSGSENVWRSQELSLLAIGLGVGDVDGDGKNEIAVASPSTIYLYKYSENNLTLVTEYSAGSLEIKAIDVAKIAKTGNARIYVTAQNRGSVASFALEYKGGTLISAVDGVGYFLRVINYPTRGPILLGQRKGLSKMYDGPIEQMEDRGTTIESAGRFGVPLKIPIFGFTIGDFEGKRKPLIAVYDKEDHLRIYNPLGKRLYVSKNYYGGSDIILRWFGPEEMRDKGKDFAMDPIYVRPRILWWSPSLGAPAQILTISHSSTTMRMLSRTKMLEEGRIKGLVWNGDALEEKWSTPKAQGMVADFAIDSLSGMSGQRLIVLERKKTDWLSFLLSRSQIKVYDIDYLVSEMAKGGAKESDD from the coding sequence ATGATTCCTTATCCTGGAAATTCCACGCTACGTCTGCTGTTGATCTTGATCATCGCAGGGCTCGTTCAATCCTATTCGCTTCCGTCCGCTATTGGGATGGATGGGCCAGACGCCGTTTTTACAACAGTGGTGTCAAAGTCCGAGACTGATTCGAATTCCAAGAAGTCAGGATCTGAAAACGTTTGGAGAAGCCAGGAACTTAGTTTGTTGGCTATCGGTCTGGGAGTAGGGGATGTTGACGGAGACGGCAAAAATGAAATCGCGGTTGCTAGCCCATCAACGATCTATCTTTACAAATATTCAGAAAATAACCTTACTCTGGTCACTGAGTATTCTGCTGGTAGCCTGGAAATCAAAGCGATAGATGTAGCGAAAATCGCAAAAACCGGTAATGCCAGAATTTACGTTACCGCGCAAAATAGGGGATCAGTGGCTTCTTTTGCTCTGGAATACAAAGGCGGAACTCTTATCTCCGCAGTTGACGGAGTGGGATACTTCTTAAGGGTCATTAACTATCCTACGCGTGGTCCGATTCTTCTAGGCCAGAGAAAAGGCCTTAGCAAGATGTACGATGGTCCCATAGAGCAAATGGAGGATCGGGGAACGACTATAGAGTCTGCCGGCAGGTTTGGCGTTCCTCTCAAGATACCGATTTTTGGTTTTACCATTGGGGATTTTGAAGGCAAACGGAAGCCTCTAATAGCTGTTTACGACAAAGAAGATCATCTCAGGATTTATAATCCTCTTGGAAAACGATTGTATGTCTCCAAGAATTACTATGGAGGATCCGACATAATTTTGCGCTGGTTCGGACCTGAGGAGATGCGTGACAAAGGCAAAGATTTCGCCATGGATCCGATTTACGTCCGTCCACGGATCCTTTGGTGGAGCCCATCCCTTGGGGCGCCCGCCCAGATCCTGACAATTTCTCATAGTTCGACGACCATGAGGATGTTGAGCAGAACCAAGATGCTTGAAGAGGGCCGTATAAAGGGGCTGGTCTGGAACGGAGACGCGCTCGAAGAAAAATGGAGCACCCCTAAGGCACAGGGGATGGTGGCTGACTTTGCTATCGATTCCTTGTCCGGGATGTCAGGCCAGAGGCTGATTGTGCTGGAGCGCAAGAAGACAGACTGGTTATCTTTCTTGCTGTCTCGAAGTCAGATAAAAGTCTATGATATCGATTACCTTGTTTCCGAGATGGCAAAGGGAGGCGCTAAAGAGTCAGATGATTGA
- a CDS encoding B12-binding domain-containing radical SAM protein, with protein sequence MRVLLVNPSHSQTFWSFDKVLEMTRKKALLPPLGLLTLASLLPSDWNVELVDMVFQEISESQWNQSDLIMVSGMSVQQDGILQVIKQAKWRGKTVVVGGPWSFHVPEQALEAGADLVMRGEAEVQIQNLLDALKKKNFGQILESAERADMTKSPPPRFDLLNMGAYVDMEVQFTRGCPFKCEFCDVTLMLGRKVRAKKPEQILQELELLYNLGWRRLVFFVDDNFIGSGQKTKELLKELIPWMDARNRPFNFYTQASVNMAADDKLMQDMYLAGFQRVFLGVETPDEACLKDAGKLQNTNIDLNEVCKKIAGGGFQVIAGAILGFDEETTGAGSRLIKFAEKNHIPELFTTLLQAGKGTDLCVRLESEDRLLTMDVTNLSNQTGLVNFVPTRPLEEIAHEFVSVYEELYKPETYIERSYYHFKGMNPPHVKKPLRLPYSWEIRAVAIMLFRNSVVYPTRLKFWKYLLKALWNFPSRFDRYLVSFVVAEHYYDFKDKIREGIESQLEALGPKIKTTCYTKPCAALECAPVTENG encoded by the coding sequence ATGCGTGTTTTGTTGGTAAATCCTAGTCATTCCCAGACATTTTGGTCTTTTGACAAGGTCTTGGAAATGACCCGCAAGAAAGCGTTGCTGCCGCCTTTGGGCTTGTTGACGCTAGCCTCTCTATTGCCGAGCGACTGGAACGTCGAGCTTGTCGACATGGTGTTCCAGGAAATATCGGAATCACAATGGAATCAATCAGACTTGATAATGGTATCGGGGATGTCCGTCCAACAAGACGGAATTCTACAGGTGATAAAACAGGCGAAATGGCGTGGGAAAACGGTTGTTGTAGGGGGACCATGGTCATTCCATGTTCCTGAACAGGCTCTAGAGGCGGGAGCGGACCTTGTAATGAGAGGTGAAGCGGAGGTCCAAATTCAAAACCTTCTTGACGCCTTGAAGAAGAAGAATTTCGGACAAATCCTAGAGTCGGCTGAAAGGGCTGACATGACGAAGAGCCCTCCGCCCAGGTTCGACCTCTTAAACATGGGGGCCTACGTGGACATGGAGGTGCAATTCACTAGGGGCTGTCCGTTTAAATGTGAATTTTGCGATGTTACTTTGATGCTTGGTCGAAAGGTGCGCGCTAAAAAACCTGAACAAATCCTTCAGGAATTGGAACTTCTTTATAACTTGGGCTGGCGTCGTCTGGTTTTTTTTGTGGACGACAATTTTATAGGAAGCGGTCAAAAAACCAAGGAACTTTTGAAGGAATTGATTCCATGGATGGATGCAAGAAATCGGCCTTTCAATTTCTACACACAAGCGTCAGTAAACATGGCGGCTGATGACAAACTCATGCAAGACATGTATCTGGCTGGATTTCAGAGGGTTTTTCTAGGCGTTGAAACCCCTGACGAGGCATGTCTCAAAGATGCGGGAAAACTTCAAAATACCAACATAGACCTGAATGAAGTTTGTAAGAAGATTGCAGGGGGTGGGTTCCAGGTCATTGCCGGCGCTATCTTGGGATTTGATGAAGAAACGACAGGGGCTGGGTCACGTCTGATAAAATTCGCCGAGAAAAACCATATCCCGGAATTGTTCACCACCCTGCTTCAGGCGGGAAAAGGCACTGATCTGTGTGTGAGACTGGAGTCGGAAGATCGCCTGTTGACGATGGATGTAACCAATCTCAGCAATCAGACAGGCTTGGTAAATTTCGTACCCACCAGGCCTTTGGAAGAAATAGCCCATGAGTTTGTCTCGGTTTACGAAGAGCTGTATAAACCTGAAACATACATTGAAAGATCATATTACCATTTCAAGGGCATGAATCCTCCCCACGTCAAGAAACCCCTGAGGCTACCGTATTCTTGGGAAATCCGGGCCGTGGCCATCATGCTGTTCAGGAACAGTGTTGTATATCCAACGAGATTAAAGTTCTGGAAATATCTTCTCAAAGCTCTTTGGAACTTCCCGTCCAGATTTGACCGATATCTAGTCTCATTCGTCGTAGCGGAACATTATTATGACTTTAAGGATAAAATTCGAGAAGGAATCGAATCACAATTAGAAGCCTTGGGTCCAAAGATAAAGACCACCTGTTACACGAAACCCTGCGCCGCGCTCGAATGCGCTCCCGTAACGGAGAATGGATAA
- a CDS encoding metallophosphoesterase family protein: MKIGVLSDTHLKVPDIVLNYILDDIFRDVDHILHAGDIVSAAVLDRLEERGALAVCGNMDDFQIAESIPQLRMITLESKRIALIHGWGSKHGLQERILARLENESPDLVVYGHSHVPFWGKINGFMMFNPGSAGHDVFSDESHVGILEILDGEVFAKFIKVSTNR; the protein is encoded by the coding sequence ATGAAGATAGGAGTGTTGTCGGACACCCATCTGAAGGTTCCCGATATTGTCCTGAACTATATACTGGACGACATATTTCGAGACGTCGACCACATCTTGCATGCTGGTGACATTGTTTCAGCGGCGGTTCTTGATCGGCTGGAAGAACGCGGCGCTCTTGCGGTTTGCGGCAACATGGATGATTTCCAGATAGCCGAATCAATTCCACAACTCAGAATGATAACCCTTGAATCCAAGAGGATAGCTCTAATTCATGGTTGGGGGTCTAAACACGGTCTCCAGGAACGGATTTTGGCGAGGCTGGAAAATGAATCCCCGGACTTGGTCGTTTACGGCCATTCTCATGTTCCGTTCTGGGGAAAGATTAATGGATTCATGATGTTCAACCCCGGTTCAGCCGGTCATGACGTATTTTCTGACGAGTCACACGTGGGTATTTTAGAAATTCTCGACGGTGAGGTCTTTGCAAAATTTATAAAAGTTTCAACGAATCGATGA
- the coaE gene encoding dephospho-CoA kinase (Dephospho-CoA kinase (CoaE) performs the final step in coenzyme A biosynthesis.) has protein sequence MRANQKRNDDVGARRSLTVGLTGGIGSGKSAVSGIFRNHGIPVICADELAREAVKPGSKGLNEIRTTFGGSVVDPQGALNRPELARIVFSDPSKRRLLEAIIHPRVSREKERLVKEHQKNGNLIVVVNVPLLFEAGWETDFDIIILVYTPRKLQKKRLMKRDGITSDEASSRLNAQMDIESKKTLADIIIDNSGPLEQTEKQVSGIVDKLRSMLLDEERLNQER, from the coding sequence ATGAGAGCCAATCAAAAAAGAAATGATGATGTGGGCGCTAGGCGCTCGTTGACAGTAGGACTTACAGGGGGAATAGGTAGCGGCAAGAGCGCTGTCAGTGGTATTTTCAGGAACCACGGGATCCCTGTTATTTGCGCTGATGAGCTTGCTCGCGAGGCAGTCAAGCCCGGATCTAAGGGATTGAACGAGATAAGGACCACATTCGGTGGTTCCGTCGTGGATCCACAAGGCGCGTTAAACAGACCAGAACTAGCCAGGATAGTTTTTTCCGATCCTTCCAAGAGAAGACTTCTGGAGGCGATTATTCACCCAAGAGTATCACGTGAGAAGGAACGTCTTGTAAAAGAGCATCAAAAAAACGGAAATCTGATTGTTGTGGTAAATGTGCCGCTATTGTTTGAAGCGGGCTGGGAAACAGATTTCGACATCATAATTTTGGTTTACACTCCCCGAAAGCTTCAAAAGAAGCGGTTGATGAAAAGAGACGGGATTACATCTGACGAGGCGTCATCCCGGCTAAACGCGCAAATGGATATAGAATCGAAAAAAACTTTAGCCGACATCATAATTGACAACAGTGGTCCTCTGGAACAAACTGAAAAACAAGTATCCGGCATTGTAGATAAACTTAGGTCTATGTTGCTCGATGAAGAGCGGCTCAATCAGGAGCGCTGA